Genomic window (Gammaproteobacteria bacterium):
GGCAAACCTGAAGACAGCGTGCTAAAAAACTCTCGTAATGCTTCAGGCCCACCAAGCGAACTATTCAACAACCAAACATTGCCTGACATAACGGATACATCTGCTATATCACTATCGCTTTTAATCGCTGGCTCTCTTACGCCATCGTCGCCAACCACTTTATCGAGTGGCTTTATATCAATATGAAGTTCAACTTTGCTCAGCAGATCCGTTAATTTGATATGCAGGTGTTGCTGCCAATCTTGATCATGAGCAGAATCGCTAAAGAGAACAGGGCGTACTTCGGCGCTAACAAGTTCATTGAGATGCTGTAATTGACTATTATCAGCGCCATCAAGATCAACCACTAGCGCACTGGCACCTTCAAACAGCCCCGCTACAATCTGATCGTGAACCAATACAACGCTTTGACTGATTGTCCAGCCACAACTTTCTAGCGGCTCAGACAAGCGCTGAATCGCTTCTGGTTTGCATACCAGTAACCCTAATTTCTTCCCGATTTGTGTTGACATAAAGGCATTAAACGTTAGATCTACGCACCAAACATCGACATATCAAGCATGAACTTGAGGGCTAACTTGTCAGAGTTAGCTAAAGCGTGCTCACAGACCCCTGCCAGCACTACTTATCTGTCAGATGCTTAATTACATCATAAAGTTCTTGATCTCGATACGGCTTGTTCAACCAAGCGGCAATACCATGACGTTGTACTTGCTCCTCATCACGGTCGCTAGCACTGATAAGCACAACTGGTAAAGCATCGTATTGTGGTTGTTGTCGCAAACTATCAATCAGCTGAAATCCATCCATCTGTGGCAATTGCAGGTCCGTCAGCAATAAATCAATATGCACCTCATTAGCAATAGCTAATGCCTCTTCTGCGGTTTTTGCCACAACGACACGGTAGCCGTGATTATGTAATAATTTTTCACAATAACGGCGCGTAGTAAGCGAATCATCAACCACTAATATCCTTTTCGCTGCTGATACTTTGCACCGACCAAATAGCGACTGCGTGGCGTTTTCACCATCGCGCCTAACATGCGATTGAGAGACAAGGCGCAGAAAAAAATCAGGATTAAGTACCGGCACCAAGACGCCCTCTTCAAGCAAACCGATACCCGCCAGGTAAGCCGCTTGGGATAACTGCGAGCCAGCAGGGTCAATGATAATATTCTCATTACCTTCAACCGTATCGACAATCAAAGCAAACTGAGCATTTTCATCATCAAACAACAACGCCCTTGACTGACCACTAGATGGCCGTGCTTCAACGTGCTCCCCCTCTACGTGCCCTTGGGGTGCAAGGGGGGACAAAACCGAGCCTCGGGGTGCAGTGTATCCCTGAGGACTAATCATAAATAGATCCTCAAGCGTGACACATGCATAGGTTTTTTCAGCAACTGTTAACGCTTGTTCGGGTTGCTCTTTATTAATGGCGATTGAATCGATCCGCCCAGGCAAAGCAAATCGTCGGCCTGCAACCGTTACGATTGTTGCAGGAATCAAAGCCGCAGAATACGGTAAATTAAGTGTAAAACAGCTTCCTTTGCCCAATTCGCTAACGACTGAAAGGGTTCCACTCAACTGCTCTATTGTGGTTTTAACGGCATTGAGACCGACACCACGTCCAGACACTTGTGTTACCAGCGGTTTAGTTGAAATGGCTGGATTAAATAGTAACTCAAGCGCTTTTTCTTCACTAAAGTCTGCGTCTTGATCAATCAGCTTTTTAGCCAAAGCGCAGCGCCAAAGCGCGCGCGTATCAATGCCCGCACCATCATCCGTTATCGTGACTGCAATACCTCGTGCATTCACTGTGCAAGCAATAAGAATCGATGCCCTTGCAGGCTTGCTTGCATTCACTCGTAACGCTTCTGACTCGACGCCATGATCAACTGCATTACGCAGCAAATGGCCAAGCGCCGCAGAAACACAACTTAAGACAGTGCGATCAAACTTTATAGCGCAATCATCAATGACTAATACAACGTTCTTTTCAAGCTGCATCGCGGTCTGCTCAACAAGGCGTTGATAAGCGCTCGCGTTAATATCCAGACCAACCATCCGTGTATCTACCAACGTCTGGCGCATTAATCCTGTTGCATCTGAAATGGTATCAATGCGCGTTTCAATATTACCAACATGACCTAGCACTTGATTCGTGGCCAAGCGTAGATCACTGACGGCTTCAGCCAAACGTACTTTTTGCACTCCAGGAGCTCCTTCCAATATACCCCTCGAGGGGGTACTAAAAAGAGCCCCCTTGAGGGGTGCATCTTGTCCTGATGCCATCGCGTTATACCCCTCTCCCGTGTCATCAAGCTCAGCAGATAAGCGATGAATCGTCGCGTCGAGCTCTGCCACAACCACCATGGCCTTAGCAACATCATTAAACAACTGCGCTTGGCCAACTAATTGCTCAGCATTAAGCTGCAACAATCGCTGCAAATGATTGTTATTGTCCTGCGTGTGAACCATGACATCCAGTGCAAACTGATCTGGTATTTCAGTCTGGCTTTGATCGGGCGGGGAGACACCCTGAAAAAACTTGCCTGGCTGAGGCTGAATCGTAAGCATGCGTGACATGCTCGCGATTGATTGCTGAAACGACTCCATCAGGGAACTTGATGCTGGCAATACCCCAGCTTGTATCGAAGCTAACATCGATTCTAAGCCATGGCATAAGTAACCTATATCATAATACCCTGCAAGGTGTGAGCTACCCTTTAGAGTATGCAATAAACGCTGTAACGCCAGCATAGGCGTGCTCCGCTCATCACTACCACGCCATGTTTCCATTTGCGTATTAAGCTCAGCCAGCAAGCTCGACGCCTCATGGATAAAATTATTAATGATGTCACGATCTATAGCACTATCTACGACCCCGGCTGTTATGTCGCCCGTTATCTGGGCGCTATCATCAGTGATAATGCCTTTATCAATAAACTCATTCACCGTAATCGGCTCAGCCCTATCATCTACTTGGTCACTTACCTCGCTAGACGGTGAAGAGTCTATTAGCGCTAATTCAGCTTGATCAATGCCTAATTCAGCAAGCCGTGTCTCAGCTAATTGCAATAACTCATCAACATTAAGCGACATTGCAGCATTCATCTGTGTTGCTTCATCCAAAAAATACGCCAAAGCGGCAATCGCTTCAGCAAACACCATGTAATGATCGTTATCAAGAATTTCTTGATTATCACAAGCTTGCGACCCTTGCAATTCAACCAGGTAATGTTGCGCCTGCAAACAAATCTTTGCCTGCCTGTCCAGGCCAATCAATTCAAAACAACGCATAACGCGGTAACATGTATCGTAGGCGCTAACCAACACGTCAGCATTAGATTTGTCAGCCAACCACAACTCTAATGAGCGTTCCATCAGCGCCAATTCACGGCGACATTCAAGCAGCGCTTGGCGTGTTGAATCACCTTTAATAACTAATAGCTCAGGATCACTTGGAGGTGCACCAATTGCCCGACCTACAGTATCTTCACTACTGTCAATTTCGCGGCCATGACCGCTGCGACGATCGCGTAAACCATAGCGGCCTAAAATGCTTATTACACGCTCACTATGCTGATAGCAATTAGCCGCAATGTGATGTAGCGCATCTTTAGTAAGCGCCGTTGGCACATAAGCTGTATCTGCACCAGCTAACTGGCGTATATAACGTTCGACATGCGCTAATAATAGCCGTACAGATTGACCCACCTGGGAACAACCACGTTGTGAATCGATTAGCGCAGCCATCACTTCAAAAAATTGAATATGGGGACGTTCGACTGCAGCAAGCCTTAAGTTATCAGCGATCGCTACCAAGATGTTAATTGAATTCAGGTTTTGGCAATCTTGATACCAGGCTAGCAACGCCGCTTGAAATTGATGCGCCTTGTTCTTAGCTACCACCACAAATTTATCGGTGCTTGCATTGAGGTTTTGGTTTACTGGCACCACCCCAAGGTCAATAGTATAAATTTCATTGGCAGAGACCGCCTGCTCGCCTCGGTCTGCCCGCAATATATTGATCACTGACAAAAGGCGATAACTAGCAGCGGCACTCAATGTCTCTTGCTGCAACGTGCCCTCTCTCAAGGGGGGGCAAAACCGAGCCTCGGAGCATACT
Coding sequences:
- a CDS encoding response regulator — protein: MADHVVGEQSLQIIDYCRKLVDEKKESLSVGEIEYFSLELKCVSGALSMLSNRATALLAKEIGEVLSVVVNKQGLDKSTLLISISNALSDLKTAVCSEARFCPPLREGTLQQETLSAAASYRLLSVINILRADRGEQAVSANEIYTIDLGVVPVNQNLNASTDKFVVVAKNKAHQFQAALLAWYQDCQNLNSINILVAIADNLRLAAVERPHIQFFEVMAALIDSQRGCSQVGQSVRLLLAHVERYIRQLAGADTAYVPTALTKDALHHIAANCYQHSERVISILGRYGLRDRRSGHGREIDSSEDTVGRAIGAPPSDPELLVIKGDSTRQALLECRRELALMERSLELWLADKSNADVLVSAYDTCYRVMRCFELIGLDRQAKICLQAQHYLVELQGSQACDNQEILDNDHYMVFAEAIAALAYFLDEATQMNAAMSLNVDELLQLAETRLAELGIDQAELALIDSSPSSEVSDQVDDRAEPITVNEFIDKGIITDDSAQITGDITAGVVDSAIDRDIINNFIHEASSLLAELNTQMETWRGSDERSTPMLALQRLLHTLKGSSHLAGYYDIGYLCHGLESMLASIQAGVLPASSSLMESFQQSIASMSRMLTIQPQPGKFFQGVSPPDQSQTEIPDQFALDVMVHTQDNNNHLQRLLQLNAEQLVGQAQLFNDVAKAMVVVAELDATIHRLSAELDDTGEGYNAMASGQDAPLKGALFSTPSRGILEGAPGVQKVRLAEAVSDLRLATNQVLGHVGNIETRIDTISDATGLMRQTLVDTRMVGLDINASAYQRLVEQTAMQLEKNVVLVIDDCAIKFDRTVLSCVSAALGHLLRNAVDHGVESEALRVNASKPARASILIACTVNARGIAVTITDDGAGIDTRALWRCALAKKLIDQDADFSEEKALELLFNPAISTKPLVTQVSGRGVGLNAVKTTIEQLSGTLSVVSELGKGSCFTLNLPYSAALIPATIVTVAGRRFALPGRIDSIAINKEQPEQALTVAEKTYACVTLEDLFMISPQGYTAPRGSVLSPLAPQGHVEGEHVEARPSSGQSRALLFDDENAQFALIVDTVEGNENIIIDPAGSQLSQAAYLAGIGLLEEGVLVPVLNPDFFLRLVSQSHVRRDGENATQSLFGRCKVSAAKRILVVDDSLTTRRYCEKLLHNHGYRVVVAKTAEEALAIANEVHIDLLLTDLQLPQMDGFQLIDSLRQQPQYDALPVVLISASDRDEEQVQRHGIAAWLNKPYRDQELYDVIKHLTDK